In Onychostoma macrolepis isolate SWU-2019 chromosome 14, ASM1243209v1, whole genome shotgun sequence, a single window of DNA contains:
- the pde6a gene encoding rod cGMP-specific 3',5'-cyclic phosphodiesterase subunit alpha isoform X1, whose protein sequence is MAAVDKDVAEKFLDSNPTFAKQYYDSRFRAKVISDLLATTKKTEVDISSYHDLSSIEECEVIFDMVRDMQENLQMERAVFNLMRHLTFIMRADRMSLFMYRQRNGIAELATRIFNVHKDATLEECLVPPDSEIVYPLDTGIVGHVATAKKTVNVPDVTQDSHFSDFVDTLTEYETKNVLATPIMNGKDMVAVMMAVNKIGGPHFTAQDEETLRKYLNFANLVLRVFHLSYLHNCETRRGQVLLWSASKVFEELTDIERQFHKALYTVRAFLNCDRYSVGLLDMTKTKEFFDLWPVLMGEVPPYSGPKTPDGREVIFYKVIDYILHGKEDIKVIPNPPADHWALVSGLPTYVAENGLICNIMNAAQDEFFEFQKEPLDDSGWTIKNVLSLPIVNKKEEIVGVATFYNRKDGKPFDDMDETLMESLTQFLGWSVLNTDTYDKMNKLENRKDIFQDMVMYHVKCRKDEIQNVLNTRELYDKEPDECDEDELEDILCETLPDSEESEILEFHFCDFEFSELDLVKCGIKMYYELGVVDKFHIPRETLVRFVYSVSKGYRRITYHNWRHGFNVGQTMFTLLMTGDLKRYYTDLETMAMVTAGLCHDIDHRGTNNLYQMKSGNPLAKLHGSSILERHHLEFGKTLLRDEALNIYQNLNRRQHETVIHLMDIAIIATDLALYFKKRAMFQKIVDQSKTYESWDDWTKYMMYETTRKEIVMAMMMTACDLSAIAKPWEIQSKVALSVAAEFWEQGDLERTVLEQQPIPMMDRNKADDLPKLQCGFIDFVCAFVYKEFSRFHVEITPMLERLLNNRKEWNALKEIHEAKLAKLEEAKKAKEEADGVTSAAKQGNSVSAPSQSKTCVIS, encoded by the exons ATGGCTGCAGTGGACAAGGATGTGGCTGAGAAGTTTTTGGACAGTAATCCAACATTTGCCAAGCAGTATTACGACTCCAGGTTCCGGGCGAAGGTCATCTCCGACCTTCTAGCGACCACCAAGAAAACAGAAGTGGACATCAGCTCTTACCACGACCTGAGCTCTATAGAGGAGTGCGAGGTCATTTTCGATATGGTGCGGGACATGCAGGAAAACCTGCAGATGGAGAGGGCCGTGTTCAACCTCATGCGGCATCTCACGTTCATTATGCGAGCCGACCGCATGAGTCTCTTCATGTACCGCCAGAGGAACGGCATAGCTGAACTGGCCACACGAATCTTCAACGTTCATAAAGATGCCACACTGGAGGAGTGTCTGGTGCCACCGGACAGTGAGATCGTGTACCCGCTGGACACAGGCATTGTGGGCCACGTGGCCACCGCCAAGAAGACCGTCAATGTACCTGATGTCACACAG GACAGCCACTTCAGTGACTTCGTAGATACCCTCACAGAGTACGAGACCAAGAACGTGCTTGCGACTCCCATTATGAACGGCAAGGACATGGTGGCCGTCATGATGGCGGTCAACAAGATTGGCGGTCCTCATTTCACTGCTCAGGATGAAGAG ACGCTGAGGAAATATCTCAACTTTGCCAATCTTGTGCTTCGAGTTTTTCACCTGAGCTACCTGCACAACTGTGAAACCAGAAGAGGACAG GTGTTGCTCTGGTCTGCCAGCAAAGTGTTTGAGGAGCTGACCGACATTGAACGACAGTTCCACAAGGCCCTCTATACAGTCCGAGCCTTCCTCAACTGCGACCGCTACTCTGTGGGCCTCCTCGACATGACCAAAACTAAA GAATTCTTTGATCTTTGGCCCGTACTGATGGGAGAGGTGCCCCCTTATAGCGGACCAAAGACCCCTGATGGCAGA GAAGTGATTTTCTACAAAGTGATTGATTACATATTGCATGGGAAGGAGGACATCAAAGTAATTCC TAACCCTCCAGCTGACCATTGGGCATTAGTAAGTGGGCTTCCCACCTACGTTGCAGAGAACGGCCTG ATCTGTAATATCATGAACGCCGCTCAAGATGAGTTCTTTGAATTTCAA AAAGAGCCTCTAGATGATTCTGGATGGACAATAAAGAATGTACTCTCTTTGCCCATCGTAAACAAGAAAGAGGAAATCGTTGGCGTGGCCACATTCTATAACAGGAAAGATGGAAAGCCTTTTGATGACATGGACGAAACACTAATGGAG TCACTCACTCAGTTCCTGGGCTGGTCAGTGCTGAATACAGACACGTATGACAAGATGAACAAGCTGGAAAATCGCAAGGACATCTTTCAGGACATGGTCATGTACCACGTCAAGTGCAGGAAGGACGAGATTCAGAATGTCTTG AATACTCGTGAGCTGTATGACAAAGAACCCGATGAATGTGACGAGGATGAGCTGGAGGATATTCtg TGCGAGACACTGCCAGACTCAGAGGAATCAGAGATCTTAGAGTTTCACTTCTGTGACTTTGAGTTCAGTGAGTTGGATCTGGTGAAGTGCGGCATCAAGATGTACTATGAACTGGGTGTGGTAGACAAGTTCCATATTCCACGTGAG ACCCTGGTGCGATTTGTGTACTCGGTCAGTAAAGGTTACAGGAGGATCACCTACCACAACTGGAGGCATGGCTTCAACGTGGGCCAGACCATGTTTACACTGCTCATG ACAGGTGACCTGAAGCGTTACTATACGGACCTGGAGACGATGGCGATGGTGACCGCTGGGCTCTGTCATGATATTGACCACCGCGGCACTAACAACCTCTACCAGATGAA GTCTGGGAATCCACTGGCAAAGCTGCATGGTTCCTCCATTCTCGAGAGGCACCATCTGGAGTTTGGAAAAACTCTGCTTAGAGATGAg GCCTTAAATATCTACCAGAATCTGAACCGAAGACAGCACGAAACCGTCATCCATTTGATGGACATAGCTATCATCGCAACAGACTTGGCCTTGTATTTcaa GAAAAGGGCCATGTTTCAGAAGATCGTGGATCAGTCCAAGACCTACGAGAGCTGGGACGATTGGACCAAATACATGATGTACGAAACAACTCGGAAAGAGATTGTCAT GGCTATGATGATGACTGCCTGTGATTTGTCAGCCATTGCCAAGCCATGGGAGATTCAGAGCAAG GTGGCGTTGTCCGTTGCTGCAGAATTCTGGGAGCAGGGTGACCTGGAGAGGACAGTGCTGGAGCAGCAGCCTATT CCCATGATGGACCGGAACAAAGCGGACGACCTTCCCAAACTGCAGTGTGGTTTTATTGATTTCGTCTGTGCATTCGTTTACAAG GAGTTCTCTCGCTTCCACGTAGAGATCACGCCCATGCTAGAGCGTCTGCTTAACAACAGAAAGGAGTGGAATGCTCTGAAGGAAATTCACGAGGCCAAGTTAGCCAAGCTGGAAGAGGCTAAAAAAGCTAAAGAGGAAGCAGATGGTGTCACCTCAGCTGCTAAACAAG GAAACTCGGTCTCGGCCCCATCTCAGTCCAAGACCTGTGTAATTTCCTAG
- the pde6a gene encoding rod cGMP-specific 3',5'-cyclic phosphodiesterase subunit alpha isoform X2, whose amino-acid sequence MNGKDMVAVMMAVNKIGGPHFTAQDEETLRKYLNFANLVLRVFHLSYLHNCETRRGQVLLWSASKVFEELTDIERQFHKALYTVRAFLNCDRYSVGLLDMTKTKEFFDLWPVLMGEVPPYSGPKTPDGREVIFYKVIDYILHGKEDIKVIPNPPADHWALVSGLPTYVAENGLICNIMNAAQDEFFEFQKEPLDDSGWTIKNVLSLPIVNKKEEIVGVATFYNRKDGKPFDDMDETLMESLTQFLGWSVLNTDTYDKMNKLENRKDIFQDMVMYHVKCRKDEIQNVLNTRELYDKEPDECDEDELEDILCETLPDSEESEILEFHFCDFEFSELDLVKCGIKMYYELGVVDKFHIPRETLVRFVYSVSKGYRRITYHNWRHGFNVGQTMFTLLMTGDLKRYYTDLETMAMVTAGLCHDIDHRGTNNLYQMKSGNPLAKLHGSSILERHHLEFGKTLLRDEALNIYQNLNRRQHETVIHLMDIAIIATDLALYFKKRAMFQKIVDQSKTYESWDDWTKYMMYETTRKEIVMAMMMTACDLSAIAKPWEIQSKVALSVAAEFWEQGDLERTVLEQQPIPMMDRNKADDLPKLQCGFIDFVCAFVYKEFSRFHVEITPMLERLLNNRKEWNALKEIHEAKLAKLEEAKKAKEEADGVTSAAKQGNSVSAPSQSKTCVIS is encoded by the exons ATGAACGGCAAGGACATGGTGGCCGTCATGATGGCGGTCAACAAGATTGGCGGTCCTCATTTCACTGCTCAGGATGAAGAG ACGCTGAGGAAATATCTCAACTTTGCCAATCTTGTGCTTCGAGTTTTTCACCTGAGCTACCTGCACAACTGTGAAACCAGAAGAGGACAG GTGTTGCTCTGGTCTGCCAGCAAAGTGTTTGAGGAGCTGACCGACATTGAACGACAGTTCCACAAGGCCCTCTATACAGTCCGAGCCTTCCTCAACTGCGACCGCTACTCTGTGGGCCTCCTCGACATGACCAAAACTAAA GAATTCTTTGATCTTTGGCCCGTACTGATGGGAGAGGTGCCCCCTTATAGCGGACCAAAGACCCCTGATGGCAGA GAAGTGATTTTCTACAAAGTGATTGATTACATATTGCATGGGAAGGAGGACATCAAAGTAATTCC TAACCCTCCAGCTGACCATTGGGCATTAGTAAGTGGGCTTCCCACCTACGTTGCAGAGAACGGCCTG ATCTGTAATATCATGAACGCCGCTCAAGATGAGTTCTTTGAATTTCAA AAAGAGCCTCTAGATGATTCTGGATGGACAATAAAGAATGTACTCTCTTTGCCCATCGTAAACAAGAAAGAGGAAATCGTTGGCGTGGCCACATTCTATAACAGGAAAGATGGAAAGCCTTTTGATGACATGGACGAAACACTAATGGAG TCACTCACTCAGTTCCTGGGCTGGTCAGTGCTGAATACAGACACGTATGACAAGATGAACAAGCTGGAAAATCGCAAGGACATCTTTCAGGACATGGTCATGTACCACGTCAAGTGCAGGAAGGACGAGATTCAGAATGTCTTG AATACTCGTGAGCTGTATGACAAAGAACCCGATGAATGTGACGAGGATGAGCTGGAGGATATTCtg TGCGAGACACTGCCAGACTCAGAGGAATCAGAGATCTTAGAGTTTCACTTCTGTGACTTTGAGTTCAGTGAGTTGGATCTGGTGAAGTGCGGCATCAAGATGTACTATGAACTGGGTGTGGTAGACAAGTTCCATATTCCACGTGAG ACCCTGGTGCGATTTGTGTACTCGGTCAGTAAAGGTTACAGGAGGATCACCTACCACAACTGGAGGCATGGCTTCAACGTGGGCCAGACCATGTTTACACTGCTCATG ACAGGTGACCTGAAGCGTTACTATACGGACCTGGAGACGATGGCGATGGTGACCGCTGGGCTCTGTCATGATATTGACCACCGCGGCACTAACAACCTCTACCAGATGAA GTCTGGGAATCCACTGGCAAAGCTGCATGGTTCCTCCATTCTCGAGAGGCACCATCTGGAGTTTGGAAAAACTCTGCTTAGAGATGAg GCCTTAAATATCTACCAGAATCTGAACCGAAGACAGCACGAAACCGTCATCCATTTGATGGACATAGCTATCATCGCAACAGACTTGGCCTTGTATTTcaa GAAAAGGGCCATGTTTCAGAAGATCGTGGATCAGTCCAAGACCTACGAGAGCTGGGACGATTGGACCAAATACATGATGTACGAAACAACTCGGAAAGAGATTGTCAT GGCTATGATGATGACTGCCTGTGATTTGTCAGCCATTGCCAAGCCATGGGAGATTCAGAGCAAG GTGGCGTTGTCCGTTGCTGCAGAATTCTGGGAGCAGGGTGACCTGGAGAGGACAGTGCTGGAGCAGCAGCCTATT CCCATGATGGACCGGAACAAAGCGGACGACCTTCCCAAACTGCAGTGTGGTTTTATTGATTTCGTCTGTGCATTCGTTTACAAG GAGTTCTCTCGCTTCCACGTAGAGATCACGCCCATGCTAGAGCGTCTGCTTAACAACAGAAAGGAGTGGAATGCTCTGAAGGAAATTCACGAGGCCAAGTTAGCCAAGCTGGAAGAGGCTAAAAAAGCTAAAGAGGAAGCAGATGGTGTCACCTCAGCTGCTAAACAAG GAAACTCGGTCTCGGCCCCATCTCAGTCCAAGACCTGTGTAATTTCCTAG
- the tmem216 gene encoding transmembrane protein 216 codes for MAAHGRQPVLSSTPLQILFHLNGWYFAAFFIAEILMFIYKGVILPYPQANLILDVALLLLFSGLETLRLFYGWKGNLCQRSLALFVSVAVLVPCAVLSVYYLLLQTFVLRLEFVLNVVLLCFYSFELVLGLMTISVFSRANIY; via the exons ATGGCTGCGCACG GAAGACAACCTGTC TTGTCCTCCACACCACTGCAGATCCTGTTTCATTTGAACGGCTGGTATTTTGCAGCATTCTTCATCGCTGAGATTCTTATGTTTATCTACAAAG GAGTGATCCTCCCTTACCCACAAGCCAATCTGATATTGGATGTTGCCCTGCTGCTCCTCTTCTCGGGCCTGGAAACCCTCAGACTCTTCTACG GCTGGAAGGGGAACCTGTGTCAGCGCTCTCTGGCTCTGTTTGTGAGTGTTGCTGTTCTGGTGCCCTGTGCGGTGCTGAGCGTCTACTACCTGCTGCTGCAGACCTTCGTGTTGCGGCTGGAGTTTGTGCTCAATGTTGTGCTGCTCTGCTTCTACAGCTTTGAGCTGGTTCTGGGGCTCATGACCATCTCTGTTTTTTCAAG GGCCAACATTTATTAA
- the matr3l1.1 gene encoding matrin 3-like 1.1, with protein sequence MSYNQPYRNPPDDYSASNDKYKDSQRVYHRESTAYRSRIRSGSPERTSPSSSEPVLSSVKALSFLHSCGLDAEDLQTLAELPEHLIAADTLPDLLAQIKNKKASNTSSSRSSGLQASSSSRSWDDRSHTQLVEYPLDLPVHQSYSIPREQLPTWDDRWENAQQTSSPTCTYTGSDSNYVVEYNHLKDKESYFDKASYATEASRQKTSVVPQSYSSHSRDVSQSSHLSSRDVSHSSPLPSRDASQSSLRSSRDVSQSSYLSNRDISQSSHRSSREVSHSSHLSGKDIGQSSHLSSRDMGQSSHLSSRDMGQSSHLSNRDVGPPSLLSSRDAGPPSLLSNRGIAPPSLLSSRDVGPPSLLSGRDAGLPSLLSIRDLAPPSHLASRNVAPPSHLASRNVAPPSHLASRNVAPPSHLASRTVAPPSHLASRNVAPPSHLASRDVAPPSHLATRNVAPPSHLASRDVAPPSHLPSRNVAPPSHLPSRDAGQSSHQRRTESAPRVPTRKEASDFHGKTPPVFPYACVLCDITVLSNKDWSVHIKGAQHAHSQLNLVEKYPAWDQTIQSARRNEPHPDRRMSRTTQERGGTSSSRKGSSGSKSGASNSKSQSSSSQKRNSTEATTKCKVVCVKFEVDDVDEAYLKKLLGQFGAIVKIIMLPRMAFVNMGTAGQAEDIVKYFYQNPLRIRGELVVFTLSAAFNFLQTSRVVSFSPLPSGDGIRSELTAIAKRFGSVKHSLFLPSRGYVEMSSAEEADKLVEHYSTNSLKIKGKTINVCSSTEYQTLETTDADKEKSPVPYNSSSSSSSRRRRRSCSPRRRSHRDSPSPKRRASEDRSRSRRSHDSKKREESQRSREKTKESSRRDSSSKSRSKKSSPSKDQKQKTKSEESVKETVEEDNNQSDIMTDDSDLEGVAVIADDGEALNSEDELTVDEDMDDEAHETSDEQEQDASEDVQTVKESDDQTKPSDMDTSSIQPETSECEPTATTSERSSDCKEAQELQGEQKELQEGEQKELQEGEQKELQEGEQKELQEGEQKELQEKQEEIQQGEQKEPQEKPKELQEKKKELQEEQKELEKKRTVLEEDQKELQQGEQKDSTVEMEEAAEFSENLDKEGVLTEKGDEMEISTSSTEEKFGKVLEVAGFPVAKKYSEADLLKIGKKYGDVANCCLVRSNRKVEKALIEMVNADDAAKLEAECKRQHIKLGGRNLRITVSKKYSQLNEGQSIDADSEKEKVKEDIEENNTELSSTLSSNEESAVVMAETEISEEDAEAQEAKETSMDTIMQTSSDEEEGYGRVLRIRNLPMPDEYTDAEFLSIAEPYGKVVRHWMFRLHRTGLIEMKKASDAEKVVAAANMNKITVAGMHPKIAVSSKHANLNKRYFLHGPSDGSIHPYFEFEEENDESKTQNSISEQQPSIQTSANVKESSNDNQDDNSKADEKQVSAADDGSETKAENSDGVSEMQTPVMDLVGTEFVRPVVGYFCSLCNAIYASEEEAKDEHCRTPMHHQKLKEHKERST encoded by the exons ATGTCTTACAATCAACCATACCGAAACCCACCCGATGATTACAGCGCAAGCAATGACAAGTACAAAGACTCGCAACGAGTTTATCACCGGGAGTCTACCGCTTACAGGTCGCGAATTAGGAGCGGATCTCCAGAGCGGACGTCTCCATCCTCATCAGAACCTGTCCTCTCGTCTGTTAAGGCTTTGTCTTTTCTGCATAGCTGTGGACTGGACGCTGAAGACCTTCAAACTCTGGCCGAGCTTCCTGAGCATCTCATCGCAGCCGATACCCTTCCTGACCTTCTTGCGCAGATCAAAAATAAGAAAGCGTCCAACACTTCTTCATCTAGGTCCAGTGGGCTCCAAGCTAGTTCATCATCTCGCTCCTGGGACGACAGGAGCCACACTCAGCTGGTTGAGTATCCCTTGGATTTGCCTGTCCATCAGTCATATTCCATTCCTCGAGAGCAGCTTCCAACCTGGGACGACCGCTGGGAAAATGCCCAACAAACAAGCTCTCCAACATGCACGTACACCGGTTCTGACTCAAACTATGTGGTTGAGTACAACCATCTGAAAGATAAAGAGTCTTATTTTGATAAAGCGTCTTATGCCACAGAAGCATCAAGGCAGAAAACGTCCGTTGTCCCGCAGTCTTACTCTAGCCACAGCAGAGACGTTAGTCAATCCTCACATTTGTCCAGCAGAGACGTCAGTCATTCCTCTCCTCTGCCCAGTAGAGATGCAAGTCAATCCTCCCTTCGCTCTAGCAGAGATGTCAGTCAGTCCTCTTATCTGTCCAATAGAGACATCAGTCAGTCCTCGCATCGCTCTAGCAGAGAAGTCAGCCACTCCTCACATCTATCCGGTAAAGACATTGGCCAGTCCTCACATCTGTCCAGTAGAGACATGGGCCAGTCCTCACATCTATCCAGTAGAGACATGGGTCAGTCCTCACATCTGTCGAACAGAGATGTTGGTCCACCCTCGCTCCTGTCCAGCAGAGACGCTGGTCCACCCTCGCTCCTGTCCAACAGAGGCATCGCTCCACCCTCGCTTCTGTCCAGCAGAGACGTCGGCCCACCTTCTCTCCTATCCGGCAGAGACGCCGGTCTACCCTCGCTCCTGTCCATCAGAGACCTTGCTCCACCCTCGCACCTGGCCAGCAGAAACGTTGCTCCACCCTCGCACCTGGCCAGCAGAAACGTTGCTCCACCCTCGCACCTTGCCAGCAGAAACGTTGCTCCACCCTCGCACCTGGCCAGCAGAACCGTTGCTCCACCCTCGCACCTGGCCAGCAGAAACGTTGCTCCACCCTCGCACCTGGCCAGCAGAGACGTTGCTCCACCCTCGCACCTGGCCACCAGAAACGTTGCTCCACCCTCGCACCTGGCCAGCAGAGACGTTGCTCCACCCTCGCACCTGCCCAGCAGAAACGTTGCTCCACCCTCGCACCTGCCCAGCAGAGACGCTGGTCAATCTTCACACCAACGGAGGACAGAGTCAGCTCCTAGAGTGCCTACCAGGAAGGAGGCGTCAGATTTCCACGGGAAAACTCCACCAGTATTTCCCTACGCATGCGTGCTCTGCGATATCACTGTCCTCTCTAACAAG GACTGGTCTGTGCATATAAAAGGAGCCCAACATGCTCATAGTCAACTTAATCTTGTGGAAAA ATATCCAGCGTGGGATCAGACAATCCAATCTGCTAGAAG AAATGAGCCCCATCCTGATCGACGCATGTCCAGAACAACACAGGAACGAG gtggaACCTCAAGCAGTAGAAAGGGATCGTCAGGCAGCAAAAGTGGAGCGTCAAACAGTAAAAGTCAATCATCGAGCAGCCAAAAGCGCAATAGCACTGAAGCAACAACGAAG TGCAAAGTGGTGTGTGTCAAGTTTGAAGTGGATGATGTGGACGAAGCTTACCTGAAAAAATTGCTTGGCCAGTTTGGGGCGATTGTCAAAATTATTATGTTACCTAGAATG GCTTTTGTGAATATGGGAACAGCAGGCCAGGCAGAGgatatagtaaaatatttctACCAAAACCCTTTGAGGatcagaggagaactggtcgTATTTACACTGTCTGCAGCATTTAATTTCCTACAG ACTTCTCGTGTAGTGAGCTTTTCACCGTTACCTTCTGGTGATGGCATACGCTCGGAGTTGACGGCCATTGCTAAGCGTTTCGGATCAGTAAAACATTCTCTGTTTCTCCCAAGCCGG GGTTATGTGGAGATGAGCAGTGCAGAAGAGGCCGACAAATTGGTGGAGCACTATTCAACCAATTCActtaaaataaaaggaaaaaccATTAACGTTTGCTCCTCAACTGAGTACCAGACGCTTGA AACGACGGATGCTGACAAAGAAAAATCACCAGTTCCTTATaatagcagcagcagcagcagcagcaggaggaggaggaggagttgCAGCCCAAGAAGGAGATCCCACAGAGACTCTCCCAGCCCCAAACGAAGAGCTTCTGAAGACAGGTCCAGGTCTCGCAGGAGTCACGACTCTAAGAAACGAGAAGAAAGTCAACGCTCACGGGAGAAAACCAAAGAGAGCTCTAGACGGGACAGCTCATCCAAATCCCGTTCTAAAAAAAGCTCTCCTTCAAAAGACCagaagcaaaaaacaaaatcgGAAGAAAGTGTGAAGGAGACTGTTGAAGAAGACAACAATCAGTCTGACATCATGACTGATGACAGTGATCTTGAAGGAGTGGCAGTTATAGCAGATGATGGTGAAGCTCTGAATTCAGAAGATGAGCTCACAGTAGATGAAGACATGGATGATGAGGCGCATGAAACCTCAGATGAACAGGAACAGGATGCATCTGAAGATGTCCAAACTGTGAAAGAGTCAGATGATCAGACTAAACCTTCAGACATGGACACATCGAGCATACAGCCAGAGACGTCAGAGTGTGAACCAACTGCTACAACTTCGGAAAGATCGAGCGATTGTAAGGAAGCCCAAGAGCTTCAAGGAGAGCAAAAAGAGCTTCAAGAAGGAGAGCAAAAAGAGCTTCAAGAAGGAGAGCAAAAAGAGCTTCAAGAAGGAGAGCAAAAAGAGCTTCAAGAAGGAGAGCAAAAAGAGCTTCAAGAAAAGCAAGAAGAGATTCAACAAGGAGAGCAAAAAGAGCCTCAAGAAAAGCCAAAAGAGcttcaagaaaagaaaaaagagctTCAAGAAGAGCAAAAAGAGCTTGAGAAAAAGCGAACAGTACTTGAAGAAGACCAAAAAGAGCTTCAACAAGGGGAGCAAAAAGACAGTACAGTGGAGATGGAG GAGGCAGCAGAATTCTCTGAGAATCTAGACAAGGAGGGAGTGTTGACTGAAAAAG GTGATGAAATGGAGATCTCGACTTCAAGCACCGAG gaaaagtTTGGCAAAGTTCTGGAGGTGGCAGGTTTTCCAGTGGCTAAAAAATACAGTGAAGCAGATTTGCTGAAAATTGGGAAAAAATACGGAGATGTGGCAAACTGCTGTCTGGTTCGCAGCAATCGAAAg GTGGAGAAGGCATTAATTGAGATGGTGAATGCTGACGATGCTGCAAAACTCGAAGCAGAGTGTAAAAGGCAACACATTAAACTAGGCGGCAGAAACTTGAGGATAACCGTGTCAAAGAAATACAGCCAGTTGAACGAGGG GCAAAGTATTGACGCTGACTCTGAGAAAGAGAAAGTTAAGGAAGATATTGAAGAGAACAATACGGAGCTGTCAAGCACACTGTCTTCCAATGAGGAGAGTGCAGTAGTGATGGCTGAGACCGAGATCTCTGAAGAAGATGCTGAGGCTCAGGAAGCAAAGGAAACCAGCATGGACACAATCATGCAAACGTCTAGTGATGAGGAG GAAGGGTATGGCAGAGTTCTCCGGATCAGAAATCTTCCAATGCCTGATGAATACACTGATGCAGAATTTCTGAGCATCGCAGAACCGTATGGTAAAGTAGTACGCCATTGGATGTTTCGCCTTCATCGAACG GGACTGATTGAAATGAAAAAGGCCTCTGATGCTGAAAAGGTTGTAGCTGCGGCCAACATGAATAAAATAACAGTTGCTGGAATGCATCCCAAGATTGCAGTGTCTTCCAAACatgctaatttaaataaaag GTACTTTCTACATGGACCTAGTGATGGTTCTATACACCCATATTTCGAGTTCGAGGAAGAAAATGATGAATCCaagacacaaaacagtatttctGAGCAGCAGCCGTCTATCCAGACATCAGCGAATGTCAAG GAGTCCTCGAATGATAATCAAGATGACAACTCGAAGGCAGATGAGAAGCAGGTTTCTGCAGCTGATGATGGAAGTGAAACGAAGGCGGAAAATTCAGACGGTGTGTCAGAGATGCAAACACCTGTGATGGATCTAGTGG GCACAGAGTTTGTTCGGCCTGTGGTGGGTTACTTCTGCAGCCTGTGTAATGCCATCTATGCCAGTGAGGAAGAGGCCAAGGACGAGCACTGCAGGACCCCAATGCATCATCAAAAGCTGAAG GAGCACAAGGAGCGTTCAACATAA
- the LOC131553961 gene encoding peroxynitrite isomerase THAP4-like isoform X2 produces MVRICAFPGCFNRQKAVRLRPRPLSPEERLTFHRFPLNDPQRLKLWLLAVHRDTSLPVQSLEVLRLCSQHFSRDDFRSDEGNVRRYLKSTAVPMWLFKTEEAEDEETVAVVSEKSVKTGEKGTTPAPPQIKLESRSAALGNAPVEEEAKAQSNGVKK; encoded by the exons ATGGTGCGTATATGTGCTTTTCCTGGATGCTTCAACAGACAGAAAGCTGTGAGGTTGCGTCCTCGGCCGTTGTCGCCAGAGGAAAGGCTGACTTTTCACAGATTCCCACTAAATGATCCGCAGCGCCTGAAGCTATGGCTGCTCGCGGTTCACCGGGACACTAGTTTACCCGTTCAGTCTCTGGAAGTTTTGAGGCTATGCAGTCAACATTTTTCACGAGACGATTTCAGATCAGATGAGGGAAATGTACGACGATATCTAAAGTCAACAGCCGTCCCTATGTGGTTATTTAAAACGGAG GAGGCTGAAGATGAAGAGACTGTTGCTGTTGTATCAGAGAAGAGTGTGAAGACTGGGGAGAAAGGCACTACACCAGCACCACCTCAAATAAAACTAGAATCTAGAAGTGCTGCTCTTGGTAATGCCCCAGTTG AGGAGGAAGCCAAAGCACAGAGTAATGGGGTGAAGAAATGA
- the LOC131553961 gene encoding peroxynitrite isomerase THAP4-like isoform X1: protein MVRICAFPGCFNRQKAVRLRPRPLSPEERLTFHRFPLNDPQRLKLWLLAVHRDTSLPVQSLEVLRLCSQHFSRDDFRSDEGNVRRYLKSTAVPMWLFKTEEAEDEETVAVVSEKSVKTGEKGTTPAPPQIKLESRSAALGNAPVGKKALILLINCFREPGI from the exons ATGGTGCGTATATGTGCTTTTCCTGGATGCTTCAACAGACAGAAAGCTGTGAGGTTGCGTCCTCGGCCGTTGTCGCCAGAGGAAAGGCTGACTTTTCACAGATTCCCACTAAATGATCCGCAGCGCCTGAAGCTATGGCTGCTCGCGGTTCACCGGGACACTAGTTTACCCGTTCAGTCTCTGGAAGTTTTGAGGCTATGCAGTCAACATTTTTCACGAGACGATTTCAGATCAGATGAGGGAAATGTACGACGATATCTAAAGTCAACAGCCGTCCCTATGTGGTTATTTAAAACGGAG GAGGCTGAAGATGAAGAGACTGTTGCTGTTGTATCAGAGAAGAGTGTGAAGACTGGGGAGAAAGGCACTACACCAGCACCACCTCAAATAAAACTAGAATCTAGAAGTGCTGCTCTTGGTAATGCCCCAGTTGGTAAGAAGGCtttgattttgctaataaaTTGTTTCAGAGAGCCAGGCATTTGA